In one window of Phalacrocorax carbo chromosome 22, bPhaCar2.1, whole genome shotgun sequence DNA:
- the SMIM12 gene encoding small integral membrane protein 12 → MWSVLWAAVRSKAPYVTFPVAFVVGLVGYHLEWFLRGDPPPAAEEEKSISEQREERKLQEIAGKDLTKVVSLKEKLEFAPRAVLNRNRPEKS, encoded by the coding sequence ATGTGGTCCGTGCTCTGGGCCGCCGTGCGCTCCAAGGCCCCGTATGTCACGTTCCCGGTGGCCTTCgtggtggggctggtgggcTACCACCTGGAGTGGTTCCTCCGCGGCGACCCCCCGCCCGCGGCCGAGGAGGAGAAGAGCATCTCGGAGCAACGGGAGGAGCGCAAGCTGCAGGAGATCGCGGGCAAGGACCTGACCAAGGTGGTGAGCCTAAAGGAAAAGCTGGAGTTCGCCCCTCGGGCCGTGCTGAACAGGAACCGCCCGGAAAAGAGTTAA